ATCGAGAGTTCACTTGCAGTGACAACAATTCTTGTGAGCACCTTCGTGAACCGAGAAGGTAATCGCTGACGCAGGAGATATATGTCCACCGAACGGCCGGATCCGTACAAGTCCCCCCGCGATCTCTTCGCGTTCGAACTCCGCCGTCACCGCCAGGCCGCGGAACTGTCGCAGCGTCAACTGGCCCGACGCATGGACTATTCGGACTCGTTGATCAACATGGTCGAGGCCGCCAAACGTCCTCCTACGCGCCGCTTCGCCGAACTGGCCGACCGTGCTCTCGGCCTGGACGGCGACATGCTCCGCCTCTACACCGCGACGACATGGAACAAGGCCCCCGACTACCTCCGTTCGTGGCTGGAGGAAGAGCAGGAGGCCACCTCTCTGCGCACCTGGCAGCCCTCCATCGTTCCCGGTCTGCTCCAGACGGAGTCCTACGCTCGCGAAATCCTGGCCGCCTGGCCGAGTATCACCGCCGAAGAACTCGACGAGAGGTTGTCCAACCGGATGCAACGGCAGGCGATCCTCGTCGGCGACAAACCACCCGACCTCAACATCCTGCTCGACGAGGACGTGATCCGGCACATGATCGGCGGGGCCGCCGTCATGCGTGAACAACTGGACCACTTGCTGCAGGTCGTTTCTCGGTGGCATGTGACGATGCAGATAGTTCCTTATGTCGCACGTCCGCACTGCGGTCAGATGGGTGGGTTTGTCCTCGCTGAACGAAATGGAGTCGCTTATGCTGCTTACGCGGAAGCTCAACCGGTCGGCCGCACTTTCGACGAACGCCGACTGATCGCCGACCTGATACGCCGATACGACGCGATCAGGGCCCAGGCTCTACCCGTCAAAGAGTCGCTCCGGCTCGTAGAGGAAGCGGTGGACCGAATTGGCGTCTGACCTTCGGAACGCGCAGTGGCGTAAGAGCAGCTTCAGTGGTGACTCAGGCGAGTGTGTCGAGGTCGCGTCTGATCTGTCCGGATTTCACTTCCTCCGTGACAGCAAGAACCTCACTGGACCTTCGCTGGCCGTCCCTTCCAAGGAGTGGTCCATCTTCGTGAACCAGGTGAAGGCCACGGGTCTTCGCTGAACCACGTATAGCTCCACTGTCAGTATTCACTGACGTTGAGGGCCTACCGTTGAACACTTACTACATCTCATATAGGAAGCGGTGCACCAGATTGGCGTATGACCTATGGGTCGCACGGTGGCACAAGAGCACTTACAGCAGCGACTCAGGCGAGTGTGTCGTGGTCGCATCCGATCTGTCCGGGATTCGTCTCATCCGTGATAGCAAGAATCCATCCGGGCCGGTACTGGCCGTCTCCCTCGATCAGTGGTCCGCGTTCCTGAGCGGTGTGAGGGCATCGAATCCTCGTTGGCTTCTGTGAAGTGGTCAGCATTCGATGACGTTCACGGCCAGGCCGCCGCGGCTGGTCTCCTTGTACTTGTCGAGCATGTCGCGGCCGGTGTCGCGCATGGTCTTTATGGCCTTGTCCAGGGCCACGTAGTGGGTGCCGTCGCCGTGGAGTGCTATTCGGGACGCTGCTATGGCCTTGATGGACGCCACGGCGTTGCGTTCGATGCAGGGGATCTGTACCAGGCCGCCGATGGGGTCGCAGGTGAGGCCGAGGTTGTGTTCTATGCCGATCTCGGCGGCGTTCTCGACCTGCTGGGGGGTGCCGCCGAGGACTTCTGTCAGTGCGGCGGCGGCCATGGAGCAGGCGGAGCCGACTTCTCCCTGGCAGCCGACCTCGGCGCCGCTGATGGAGGCGTTCTCCTTGAACAGGACGCCTATCGCGCCGGCGGTGAGGAGGAAACGGATGGTTCCCTCGTCGTCGGCTCCGGGGGTGAAGCGGTGGTAGTAGGACAGGACGGCGGGGATGATGCCGGCGGCCCCGTTGGTCGGGGCCGTGACTATCCGGCCGCCTGCGGCGTTCTCCTCGTTGACGGCCAAGGCGTAGAGGGTGACCCAGTCCATGGCGTTCAGGGGGTCGGCCTCGGGGGATTCGCTCTGGAGTTTGCGGTGGAGACGGTGGGCCCGGCGTTTCACCTTCAGGCCGCCGGGGAGGACGCCTTCGCTGGTGCAGCCTCGGGTGACGCATTCGGCCATGACGCGCCACAGGGTGAGAAGTCCTTCGCGGATCTCGGCTTCTGTGCGGCCGAAGGCCTTTTCGTTCTCCAGCATCAGGCCGGAGATGGACAGGCCGGTCTCCTCGCAGTGGTCGAGGAGTTCCTTGGCTGTGGTGAAGGGGTGGGGGAGTTCGGTGTCGTCCTGCTTGATGCGGTCGGCGCCGGTGGCGTTCTCGTCGATGACGAAGCCGCCGCCTACCGAGTAGTAGGTCTTCTCCCTGAGTTGGCCGCCTTCTTTTCCGTAGGCGGTGAAGCGCATGCCATTGGGATGCCGGGGGAGGGAGATCTTGCGTTCGAAGACGAGGTCCTCGCCTACTTCGAAGGGGATTTCCTGCTCGGCGTAGATCTTGACCTTGCCGGTCTCACGCATGGCCGCGAGCTTTTCCGGCACCGTGTCCACGTCGACCGTTTCCGGCTTCTCACCGGAGAGGCCGAGCAGCACGGCCTTGTCGCTGCCGTGGCCCTTTCCGGTGAGGCCGAGTGAGCCGTAGAGGATGACCTGGATTCTCGTGGTCTTCTCCAGCAGGCCGTCCTGGTGCAGGCCGCGTGCGAACTTGTGCGCAGCCGCCATGGGACCGCCGGTGTGTGAGCTCGACGGGCCGATGCCGATCTTGAACAGATCGAAGACGCTGATCGCCATGGTGGTGGCCCTTCTGGAGCGTGGTACGTGGTACTTCCCCGCGCGTCCGGCGACTCACCGCCGTACGCGGCGCCGGCTTCGCCGTACGTGGTTCCCGCCGTCGCGGCGCCGGCAACGACCGGCGGCTGGCGGTGGGGAACAGGTGCCGGTGGTGTGGAGTGCCGGCGTGGGTGTGGACTTGGCCTCCGACGGCGCCGGTTGTGGAGTCGGGTGGGTGGGGTGTCGGTCAGGACGTTCGGGACTTGGCCTCCGACGGCGCCGGTTGTGGAGTCGGGTGGGTGGGGTGTCGGTCAGGACGTTCGGGACTTGGCCTCCGACGGCGCCGGTCGTGGAGTCGGGTGGGTGGGGTGTCGGTCAGGACGTTCGGGAGGTGGGTGAGCAGGGGTGGGGCCTCGGCCGAAGGGGTCGGCCGAGGGTCGGGGTGTGGGTCGTCAGGAGTCTGTGGTGGTGAGGGTGGTGTATTCCTCCGGGGTGAGGAGGTCCTCGGGGTCGCCGGAGACGCGGATGCGGAAGAGCCAGCCTTCGCCGTACGGGTCGGAGTTGACCAGGGACGGGTCGTCCACCACGAATTCGTTGATCTCGACGACTTCGCCGCCTATGGGGGCGTAGATGTCGCTGACGGACTTGGTGGACTCGACCTCGCCTACGGCCTCGCCGGGCTGCAGGGTGCTGCCGGCTTCGGGGAGCTGGACGAAGACGACGTCGCCGAGGGACTCGGCGGCGTAGGCCGTGATCCCCACGGTGACGACGGGGCCGTCATCGAGGCCGGCGATCCACTCGTGCTCCTTGGTGTAGCTGAGCTCCTCGGGAATGCTGCTCACATGCACCTCCGGTAAAAGGGCAGGTCGACGAGGTCGACCGGTTCATGGCTGCCACGGATGTCGACCGCGAGGCCGCCGGACACCTCGGTGTCCACGTAGGCGATCGCGATCGGCTTGCCGAGTGACTGGGACGGCGCGCCGCTGGTGATCTCGCCGACGACGGTGCCGTCCACGCTCAGCACCACGGGGTAACCGTGGCGTGGCACTCGGCGGCCCCGCGCGACCAGGCCGGTGAGGCGCCGGCGCGGGGGGACGTCCTTGAGTGCGGCGAGCGCGGCGCGACCGACGAAGTCACCCGGCTTGCCGAACTTCACGACGCGGCCGAGACCGGCGTCGAAGGGGGTGAGGCCGGCGTTCAGCTCGTTGCCGTACAACGGCATGCCGGCCTCGAGGCGCAGGGTGTCGCGGGCCGACAGCCCGGCGGGACGCAGGCCGTGCGGCTCGCCGGCCTTGGTGAGGGCCTCCCAGAGGGGGACGGCACGCTCGGCGGCGACGAACAGCTCGAAGCCGTCCTCGCCGGTGTAGCCGGTGCGCGCGATGAACGCGTCGACCCCGGCGACGGTGCCGGGGAGGCCGGCGTAGTACTTGAGCCCGGCCAGGTCGGCGTCGGTGAGCGTCGCGAGGATCTCGGCGGCCCGTGGTCCCTGCACCGCGACCAGCGCGTACGCCTCGGAGCGGTCGTCCACCTCGGCGTCGAAGCCGGCGGACCTCGCGGTGAGCTCCTCGGCGACCTTGAGGTAGTTGGAGGCGTTGGCCACGACCATGTATTCCCCGCCGGGGAGGCGATAGACGATCAGGTCGTCCAGCACCCCGCCGTCCGGCGCGCAGATCATGGTGTACCGGGCCCGGCCGGGCTCCAGCACCGACAGGTGGCCCACCAGCGCGTGGTCGAGAGCCTGGCCGGCCTGCGGGCCCGTGACGAAGATCTCCCCCATGTGGGAGAGGTCGAACAGGCCGGCGGCCTGGCGGACCGCGTTGTGCTCGGCCGACTCGCTGCCGTACCGCAGCGGCATCAGCCAGCCGGCGAAGTCGGTGAGCGTCGCACCGAGACTCTCGTGTACTTCGCGGAGCGGCGTGGGTTTGGACATGTCTCACACCTCAGGCAGGGTCGGATGTCAGCATCCTCCCCCTCTGTCATCGGTGCCTGAGAGTTTCGCCCGAGTTTTACCGGACTTTCACCTTCGGCGAGGCTCGTCGAGGACGAGCCTTCTTTCCAGAGGCCACCTGACCCGCGCGGTCCTTTGCCTTGTGAGGTTCGTGGGAGGACTTGCTCCTTCAGGGGTCCT
The window above is part of the Sphaerisporangium rubeum genome. Proteins encoded here:
- a CDS encoding DUF397 domain-containing protein, with the protein product MASDLRNAQWRKSSFSGDSGECVEVASDLSGFHFLRDSKNLTGPSLAVPSKEWSIFVNQVKATGLR
- the gcvH gene encoding glycine cleavage system protein GcvH; its protein translation is MSSIPEELSYTKEHEWIAGLDDGPVVTVGITAYAAESLGDVVFVQLPEAGSTLQPGEAVGEVESTKSVSDIYAPIGGEVVEINEFVVDDPSLVNSDPYGEGWLFRIRVSGDPEDLLTPEEYTTLTTTDS
- the gcvT gene encoding glycine cleavage system aminomethyltransferase GcvT; its protein translation is MSKPTPLREVHESLGATLTDFAGWLMPLRYGSESAEHNAVRQAAGLFDLSHMGEIFVTGPQAGQALDHALVGHLSVLEPGRARYTMICAPDGGVLDDLIVYRLPGGEYMVVANASNYLKVAEELTARSAGFDAEVDDRSEAYALVAVQGPRAAEILATLTDADLAGLKYYAGLPGTVAGVDAFIARTGYTGEDGFELFVAAERAVPLWEALTKAGEPHGLRPAGLSARDTLRLEAGMPLYGNELNAGLTPFDAGLGRVVKFGKPGDFVGRAALAALKDVPPRRRLTGLVARGRRVPRHGYPVVLSVDGTVVGEITSGAPSQSLGKPIAIAYVDTEVSGGLAVDIRGSHEPVDLVDLPFYRRCM
- a CDS encoding DUF397 domain-containing protein, coding for MAYDLWVARWHKSTYSSDSGECVVVASDLSGIRLIRDSKNPSGPVLAVSLDQWSAFLSGVRASNPRWLL
- a CDS encoding helix-turn-helix domain-containing protein, giving the protein MSTERPDPYKSPRDLFAFELRRHRQAAELSQRQLARRMDYSDSLINMVEAAKRPPTRRFAELADRALGLDGDMLRLYTATTWNKAPDYLRSWLEEEQEATSLRTWQPSIVPGLLQTESYAREILAAWPSITAEELDERLSNRMQRQAILVGDKPPDLNILLDEDVIRHMIGGAAVMREQLDHLLQVVSRWHVTMQIVPYVARPHCGQMGGFVLAERNGVAYAAYAEAQPVGRTFDERRLIADLIRRYDAIRAQALPVKESLRLVEEAVDRIGV
- a CDS encoding L-serine ammonia-lyase, whose product is MAISVFDLFKIGIGPSSSHTGGPMAAAHKFARGLHQDGLLEKTTRIQVILYGSLGLTGKGHGSDKAVLLGLSGEKPETVDVDTVPEKLAAMRETGKVKIYAEQEIPFEVGEDLVFERKISLPRHPNGMRFTAYGKEGGQLREKTYYSVGGGFVIDENATGADRIKQDDTELPHPFTTAKELLDHCEETGLSISGLMLENEKAFGRTEAEIREGLLTLWRVMAECVTRGCTSEGVLPGGLKVKRRAHRLHRKLQSESPEADPLNAMDWVTLYALAVNEENAAGGRIVTAPTNGAAGIIPAVLSYYHRFTPGADDEGTIRFLLTAGAIGVLFKENASISGAEVGCQGEVGSACSMAAAALTEVLGGTPQQVENAAEIGIEHNLGLTCDPIGGLVQIPCIERNAVASIKAIAASRIALHGDGTHYVALDKAIKTMRDTGRDMLDKYKETSRGGLAVNVIEC